The window ACGATCCCGAACTGCTGCGTCGTGGTCCCGAGGCGGTCCTGTACGCGATCCTGGACGCGGTGGTGGACGGCTACGCACCCGTGGTCGCCGGGCTCCAGCACGACATCGACGAGATCGAGACCGAGGTCTTCGGCGGGGACCCGAAGGTGACCCGCCGGATCTACGAACTCTCCCGCGAGGTGATCGAGTTCCAGCGGGCCTCCCGTCCGTTACTGGACATCCTGCGGGCGCTGTCCGCCGGGTTTGCCAAGCACGGCACCGACGAGGAGCTACGGCGTTACCTGGGTGACGTGGCCGACCACGCCACCACCGCCGCCGAACGGGTCGACGGGTTCCGCCAGATCCTCACCGACATCCGTACGCTCAACGCCACCCTGGTCTCGCAGGCGCAGAACGAGGAGGTCAAGCGCCTGACCGAGGCCAGCTACACGCAGAACGAGGAGGTCAAGAAGATCTCCGCGTGGGCGGCGATCCTGTTCGCGCCGACCCTGATCGGCACCATCTACGGGATGAACTTCGACCACATCCCGGAACTGCACTGGAGCTTCGGTTACCCGTTCGCCCTGGCCCTGATGGCCCTGGTC of the Micromonospora sp. NBC_01796 genome contains:
- a CDS encoding magnesium and cobalt transport protein CorA, encoding MSDWRSRAQRPAKRAWRRSHERYPQPSPPELSMDPRAETQPASVEASVVTSGIYRDGHRVDAPPSVTGTCELLRRQPGTMAWIGLYRPAEAQLMAVAEEFGLHELAVEDAVVAHQRPKLERYGETLFVVLRAARYLDEIEEVDFGELHVFVGPNFVLTVRHGEAPDMGAVRRRMEDDPELLRRGPEAVLYAILDAVVDGYAPVVAGLQHDIDEIETEVFGGDPKVTRRIYELSREVIEFQRASRPLLDILRALSAGFAKHGTDEELRRYLGDVADHATTAAERVDGFRQILTDIRTLNATLVSQAQNEEVKRLTEASYTQNEEVKKISAWAAILFAPTLIGTIYGMNFDHIPELHWSFGYPFALALMALVCTCLYLVFKRRDWL